From one Bacteroides eggerthii genomic stretch:
- a CDS encoding sensor histidine kinase: MKKQLITLFFILQMLPGWSNSHATSITDSLLTVLSALPHDTTRLKTLHQIILTSQDTPLALKYAQQLYKEAKLQNNKLYICDGAYFQTLYYYNNDGEQDSISKWVNLLKPIAQSIQYWKVYFNSQKLLINTYVYNNQYEYAFNEASKMLEKAQSIKSVTGEASAYQCLANIYHETNRRKDEEKVLRKLYELFPQITHPGTQINILSQLITFSKQTKCYTDLETFLDKSKEVLDKMVHNNPAILKSISNQYLYVEIYYTYLYLETGNQKLAKEHYKKCSAYITPNSFLPYLVLYRNMAMEYHLTLKEYDTALAIADSAIRFVQENDFDISDYAKETGYKADILKEMERYTEALPLYEEIIQIEDSISDAISNQQLEEIKESYHLSQLILEQGQLKGYIQIIILVAVAVILMLYIMYTIRINRIRKELKSSERQTKEATRKTEEANEQKNRFLANMSHAIRVPLHSVVGFSQLITTDTDINEKSRKEYSEIIQQNTEKLMSLVNNVLDLSRLEADMMKYQLTDYDIVQLCNDAICSAQMQRSNLHIHFQKSVNEYIIHTDCNWMMQIITSTLTGFSTVQEEREVHFSLDRNGEILCFKITNSPLADKKYNNQETSIHHEINRLLLKHFNGTYQIIPDAPAGPTILFTYPATKP; encoded by the coding sequence ATGAAAAAGCAACTTATCACACTGTTTTTCATCTTACAAATGCTGCCCGGCTGGAGCAACAGCCATGCAACGTCCATAACCGACAGTTTACTGACCGTACTATCCGCACTACCTCACGACACTACCCGGCTGAAAACATTACACCAAATAATATTAACCTCACAAGACACTCCACTGGCACTCAAATATGCACAGCAGCTATACAAAGAGGCGAAATTGCAGAACAACAAGTTATACATCTGCGATGGCGCATACTTCCAGACCCTTTATTATTACAATAATGACGGCGAGCAAGACAGTATCAGCAAATGGGTCAACCTGTTAAAGCCCATAGCCCAAAGTATACAATATTGGAAAGTCTATTTCAACTCACAGAAATTACTCATCAACACCTACGTATACAATAACCAGTATGAATACGCTTTCAACGAAGCATCCAAAATGCTGGAAAAAGCCCAAAGTATAAAGAGTGTGACCGGAGAGGCCTCAGCCTATCAATGCCTGGCAAATATCTACCATGAAACCAACCGCCGGAAAGATGAGGAAAAAGTACTCAGGAAACTTTATGAGCTGTTTCCACAAATCACCCACCCCGGTACACAAATCAATATATTAAGCCAACTCATTACTTTCAGCAAACAAACAAAATGCTATACCGACCTTGAAACATTTTTGGATAAGAGTAAAGAAGTTTTGGATAAAATGGTACATAATAACCCTGCAATATTAAAAAGCATTTCCAATCAATATCTCTACGTAGAGATATATTATACCTATCTATATTTAGAAACCGGCAATCAAAAACTGGCAAAAGAACATTATAAAAAATGCTCCGCATACATCACCCCCAACAGTTTCCTCCCCTATCTGGTTCTTTACCGGAATATGGCAATGGAATATCATCTCACTCTTAAAGAATACGATACGGCGCTTGCTATCGCCGACAGTGCGATTCGCTTTGTGCAGGAAAATGATTTCGACATATCTGACTATGCCAAAGAAACTGGTTATAAAGCCGATATCCTAAAAGAGATGGAGAGATATACCGAAGCGTTGCCACTCTATGAAGAGATTATCCAAATAGAAGATTCGATAAGTGACGCCATTTCCAATCAGCAACTGGAAGAAATTAAAGAGTCATACCATTTAAGCCAACTGATACTGGAGCAAGGACAATTAAAAGGCTACATACAGATTATCATTTTAGTAGCAGTGGCTGTCATACTGATGTTATATATCATGTATACGATACGCATTAACCGGATACGGAAAGAGCTCAAATCCTCCGAGAGGCAGACCAAAGAAGCCACCCGAAAAACAGAGGAGGCCAACGAGCAGAAAAACCGCTTCCTTGCCAACATGAGCCATGCCATTCGCGTACCGCTTCATAGTGTGGTCGGGTTCTCACAGCTCATAACCACCGATACTGACATTAACGAAAAAAGCCGTAAGGAATATTCTGAAATCATACAGCAGAATACGGAGAAACTCATGTCGCTGGTCAACAACGTCTTGGACTTATCCCGACTGGAAGCCGACATGATGAAATATCAACTGACGGACTACGATATTGTCCAACTCTGCAACGATGCCATCTGCTCCGCACAGATGCAAAGAAGCAACCTGCATATCCACTTTCAGAAATCAGTAAACGAATATATCATACACACGGACTGTAACTGGATGATGCAGATTATTACCAGCACACTTACAGGCTTTTCCACTGTTCAGGAAGAGCGTGAAGTCCATTTCAGTCTGGACAGAAATGGAGAAATCCTATGTTTCAAAATAACCAACTCTCCTTTGGCAGACAAGAAATACAACAATCAGGAAACCTCTATACACCATGAAATCAACCGCCTGTTGCTGAAACATTTCAATGGTACTTATCAGATTATTCCCGATGCACCGGCAGGCCCAACAATTCTTTTCACCTATCCTGCCACAAAACCATAA
- a CDS encoding ATP-binding protein, translating into MSSKHLRLVKDLMNNNLAYSQDATTTNIIEWEEEIVDSLRQKKDYRNMFLMKQMAVYAYSLQAKISEALKKADAMMDEARLMKYNIGISLSYQALGDIYLNAGMRPEAVEEYEKAMKTLQATPHAEKIQERIFIQLVPTLIKLKRMDEAKAYLEHMSEICESKCLSPFLLYAYHAYYYLRNNDLSKAREYIDEAIKINSRTPSHFYDNILKYMQAEYALETEDYEKAILFFTELASKSSSIDTYNNYLKIRKKIAYIYKELGQYKKACETYQTIKTTRDSINAHNYTSQINLLRTIYQIDRLELDNQTQKNRMLFYLIIGSSIILTIIIIFAFHIKQENKSLAASREKLNKAQKSAENSIRAKSLLLSNMSHEIRTPLNALSGFSSILTDNNIDAEMRKQCNDIIQQNSDLLLKLIDDVVDLSSLERGKMQFRFEIHDAVSLCQNVIDTVDKIKQTSASIVFQTSLGKLELYTDEARLQQLLINLLINATKFTTEGRITLTLEKQDGMALFAVTDTGCGIAPEKQGKIFHRFEKLDENVQGSGLGLSICQLIVERFGGEIWIDTEYKDGSRFVFTHPIPNTTPNNKEAEL; encoded by the coding sequence ATGAGTAGCAAACATCTTCGTCTGGTAAAAGACTTAATGAACAATAATCTTGCCTACTCCCAAGACGCAACAACAACCAACATCATTGAATGGGAAGAGGAAATCGTAGACTCTCTCCGACAAAAGAAAGATTACAGAAATATGTTTCTTATGAAACAAATGGCTGTATATGCTTATTCCCTTCAGGCCAAAATATCAGAAGCATTAAAAAAAGCCGACGCCATGATGGACGAGGCACGGTTAATGAAATACAACATTGGTATTTCTCTCTCTTATCAAGCCTTAGGAGATATCTACCTCAATGCCGGAATGAGACCTGAAGCCGTAGAGGAGTATGAAAAGGCAATGAAAACTTTACAAGCAACTCCTCATGCAGAAAAAATACAAGAAAGAATATTCATCCAATTAGTTCCCACACTCATCAAGCTCAAACGGATGGACGAGGCAAAAGCATACTTAGAGCATATGAGCGAAATTTGCGAAAGCAAATGTCTCAGCCCTTTTCTTCTCTATGCCTACCATGCATACTATTACCTACGCAATAACGACTTGAGTAAAGCCCGGGAGTATATAGATGAAGCCATAAAGATCAACAGCAGAACTCCCTCCCATTTTTACGACAATATCTTGAAATATATGCAGGCCGAATATGCACTGGAAACAGAGGACTATGAAAAGGCGATTCTATTTTTCACAGAACTTGCCAGCAAGTCCAGCAGCATAGACACATATAACAATTACCTGAAAATCCGAAAAAAGATAGCCTATATCTATAAAGAGTTGGGACAATACAAAAAGGCCTGCGAAACATATCAGACCATTAAAACAACCCGCGACTCTATTAATGCCCATAATTACACTTCTCAAATAAATTTACTGCGTACCATATATCAGATAGACCGTCTTGAATTGGATAACCAGACACAAAAAAACCGGATGTTGTTTTACCTGATTATCGGCAGTAGCATCATCCTGACCATAATCATTATCTTTGCTTTCCACATCAAACAGGAGAACAAAAGTTTGGCAGCATCCAGAGAAAAGCTGAACAAGGCACAAAAAAGCGCAGAAAATTCCATTCGTGCCAAAAGCCTGCTCTTATCCAATATGAGTCATGAAATTCGTACTCCCCTGAACGCATTATCCGGTTTTTCCTCTATTCTGACCGACAACAACATAGACGCAGAGATGCGCAAACAATGTAACGACATTATCCAGCAAAATTCAGACCTTCTATTAAAATTAATAGATGATGTGGTGGATCTATCCAGTTTGGAAAGAGGAAAAATGCAATTCCGTTTTGAAATCCATGATGCCGTATCTCTTTGCCAAAATGTTATTGACACCGTAGATAAGATAAAGCAGACTTCCGCTTCCATTGTATTTCAAACTTCTTTAGGAAAGCTGGAATTATACACCGATGAAGCCCGTTTGCAACAACTGCTTATCAACCTGCTTATCAACGCAACCAAATTCACGACGGAAGGCCGCATAACCCTGACCTTGGAAAAGCAGGACGGCATGGCATTATTTGCTGTAACTGATACAGGATGCGGAATTGCTCCTGAAAAGCAAGGCAAGATATTCCATCGTTTTGAAAAACTGGACGAGAATGTGCAGGGAAGCGGATTAGGCTTGTCCATCTGCCAACTGATTGTCGAGCGTTTCGGCGGTGAAATTTGGATTGACACAGAATACAAAGACGGTTCCCGGTTTGTTTTCACCCATCCTATCCCCAACACCACCCCAAATAACAAGGAGGCAGAACTATGA
- the rho gene encoding transcription termination factor Rho, giving the protein MYNIIQLNDKNLSELQAIAQELGIKKTDSLKKEELVYKILDEQAIAGATKKVAADKLKEERKGDKQKRSRVTVKKEGTDKVFTANKNGELTKGKTGETPATQTSAQTVETAKETAASSTPATETEAPKRKPGRPRKVKQEAAPVTEVSKTAQTETKAEVAEPQKAEIKKAEPKVTPAAPQPTPDETPVLPEVEDDFIPIEDLPTEKIELPSELIGKFEATKAETPVPVAEQPQQQRPRLRLRDNNTPYNNNRNNNNSQRPAQQQRPAQQQNSNDNNYAAPERKPVAEREKAYEFDDILTGTGVLEIMQDGYGFLRSSDYNYLSSPDDIYVSQSQIKLFGLKTGDVVEGVIRPPKEGEKYFPLVKVSKINGRDPAFVRDRVPFEHLTPLFPDEKFRLCKGGYSDSMSARVVDLFAPIGKGQRALIVAQPKTGKTILMKDIANAIAANHPEVYMIMLLIDERPEEVTDMARTVNAEVIASTFDEPAERHVKIAGIVLEKAKRMVECGHDVVIFLDSITRLARAYNTVSPASGKVLSGGVDANALHKPKRFFGAARNIEGGGSLTILATALIDTGSKMDEVIFEEFKGTGNMELQLDRNLSNKRIFPAVNIVASSTRRDDLLQDKQTLDRMWILRKYLADMNPIEAMDFVKDRMEKTKDNDEFLMSMNS; this is encoded by the coding sequence ATGTATAATATCATTCAATTAAACGACAAAAATTTGTCGGAATTGCAAGCTATTGCCCAAGAGCTTGGTATCAAAAAAACAGATTCTCTCAAGAAAGAAGAACTTGTCTACAAGATCCTTGACGAGCAAGCTATTGCAGGAGCAACCAAGAAAGTAGCTGCCGACAAATTAAAAGAAGAACGTAAGGGGGACAAACAAAAACGTTCTCGCGTAACAGTCAAGAAAGAAGGAACGGACAAGGTGTTCACAGCCAATAAAAACGGCGAGCTTACAAAAGGAAAAACAGGAGAAACACCTGCCACACAAACTTCTGCACAAACAGTAGAGACAGCTAAAGAGACGGCTGCTTCCTCAACTCCCGCAACAGAGACCGAAGCTCCCAAACGCAAACCGGGACGTCCTCGTAAAGTAAAGCAAGAAGCGGCCCCCGTAACTGAAGTATCCAAGACTGCCCAGACGGAAACTAAAGCAGAAGTTGCAGAACCCCAAAAAGCGGAAATAAAGAAAGCCGAACCGAAAGTAACCCCAGCTGCTCCACAACCGACACCGGATGAAACGCCCGTTTTACCGGAAGTAGAGGACGATTTCATCCCCATCGAGGATCTGCCTACCGAAAAAATAGAATTACCATCGGAACTCATCGGCAAGTTTGAGGCCACCAAAGCAGAAACTCCCGTTCCCGTAGCAGAGCAACCGCAACAACAGCGCCCCCGTCTTCGTCTCCGCGACAACAACACTCCATACAATAACAATCGTAACAATAACAACAGCCAACGTCCTGCACAGCAGCAACGTCCCGCACAACAGCAGAACAGTAATGACAACAATTATGCTGCTCCGGAACGCAAGCCGGTAGCAGAACGTGAAAAGGCATATGAATTCGACGATATACTTACCGGAACCGGCGTATTGGAAATCATGCAGGACGGTTATGGCTTTCTGCGCTCATCCGATTATAACTACCTTTCTTCTCCTGACGACATCTATGTTTCACAATCACAAATCAAGCTGTTCGGCTTAAAGACCGGTGATGTAGTGGAAGGTGTGATCCGTCCTCCAAAGGAAGGTGAAAAATATTTCCCGTTGGTAAAAGTGTCCAAGATTAACGGGCGCGATCCGGCTTTCGTGCGCGACCGCGTACCGTTTGAACATCTCACCCCACTTTTCCCTGACGAAAAGTTCAGACTTTGCAAAGGTGGATATTCCGATTCCATGTCGGCCCGCGTAGTAGACCTTTTTGCCCCTATCGGTAAAGGACAGCGTGCATTAATCGTAGCCCAGCCCAAAACCGGTAAGACTATCTTAATGAAAGATATTGCCAACGCCATTGCAGCCAACCATCCCGAAGTTTACATGATTATGCTGCTGATTGACGAACGTCCGGAAGAAGTTACCGACATGGCACGTACCGTAAATGCAGAAGTTATCGCTTCCACTTTCGACGAGCCTGCAGAACGTCACGTAAAAATAGCAGGCATCGTTTTGGAAAAAGCCAAAAGAATGGTAGAATGTGGACATGACGTTGTTATTTTCCTAGACTCCATTACACGTCTGGCACGAGCTTACAACACTGTTTCTCCCGCCTCCGGTAAAGTCCTCTCCGGTGGTGTAGACGCTAATGCGCTGCACAAACCGAAACGTTTCTTCGGTGCTGCCCGCAACATTGAAGGAGGAGGTTCGCTGACTATTCTTGCAACAGCGCTAATTGATACCGGTTCCAAAATGGATGAAGTCATCTTTGAAGAGTTCAAAGGTACAGGTAACATGGAATTGCAACTCGACCGCAACCTGTCCAACAAGCGCATCTTCCCGGCAGTCAACATCGTTGCCTCCAGCACCCGCCGCGACGACCTGCTGCAAGACAAACAAACGCTGGATCGCATGTGGATTCTCCGTAAGTACCTTGCCGACATGAACCCGATAGAGGCAATGGACTTCGTAAAAGACCGCATGGAAAAGACCAAGGACAATGACGAGTTCTTGATGAGTATGAACAGTTAA
- a CDS encoding 4Fe-4S binding protein has translation MNICGVHLVTFSPTHTSKQVGEAIVRGTGVSEIMKTDLTLHPAGKLEIPENTLAVITVPVYGGKVAPLALERMKDIHTSGAPAVLVVVYGNRAYEKALVELDAFASERGFKVIAGGTFVGEHSYSTEQNPIAVGRPDVDDLQFAETFGAKIRTKIETAAEMDKLYAVDVNRIQRPYQAFFPLFRFLRKVVKLRKGGVPMPRIPAVDTELCNHCGYCAVHCPASAIKKGDECYTDAEKCIRCCACVKGCPQKARTFDTPFAALLADCFKRQKENRIIL, from the coding sequence ATGAATATATGCGGAGTTCATTTAGTTACTTTTTCGCCTACCCATACCTCTAAACAAGTGGGCGAGGCAATTGTTCGAGGTACAGGTGTTTCTGAAATAATGAAAACGGATCTGACTTTGCATCCGGCAGGAAAGCTGGAAATACCGGAAAATACTTTAGCAGTAATTACTGTTCCCGTATACGGTGGGAAAGTGGCGCCTTTGGCATTGGAACGGATGAAGGATATTCATACTTCGGGCGCACCGGCGGTGTTGGTTGTTGTTTATGGTAACCGGGCCTATGAAAAGGCGTTGGTGGAGTTGGATGCATTTGCGTCGGAAAGAGGGTTTAAAGTAATTGCAGGAGGAACGTTTGTTGGCGAACATTCATACAGTACGGAGCAGAATCCCATAGCAGTAGGACGGCCGGATGTGGATGATCTGCAATTTGCGGAGACATTTGGCGCTAAAATACGGACAAAGATTGAAACTGCAGCCGAAATGGATAAATTATATGCTGTCGATGTCAACCGTATTCAACGTCCTTATCAGGCATTTTTTCCGTTATTCCGTTTTTTGCGGAAAGTGGTGAAACTGCGTAAAGGCGGTGTGCCTATGCCTCGTATTCCGGCAGTCGATACAGAACTTTGCAATCACTGTGGATATTGTGCGGTGCATTGTCCGGCAAGTGCCATCAAGAAAGGTGATGAGTGTTACACTGATGCGGAAAAGTGTATCCGTTGCTGTGCCTGTGTAAAAGGTTGCCCGCAAAAAGCTCGTACATTTGATACGCCATTTGCCGCTCTGCTTGCCGATTGTTTCAAGAGACAGAAAGAAAACAGGATTATCTTATGA
- the tilS gene encoding tRNA lysidine(34) synthetase TilS, translated as MEQERVAQYINQKRLFMPTDKVIIALSGGADSVALLCLLQTLGYNCEAAHCNFHLRGKESDRDEAFVCQLCAKRQVPLHIVHFNTVRTAEERHISIEMAARELRYEWFEEIRRKSGANVIAVAHHRDDSVETLLLNLIRGTGINGLRGIRPKNGHIVRPLLCLDRKEIINYLNRTGQDYVTDSTNLQDEYTRNKIRLNLLPMMQEINPSVKESIFNTAEHLSEVSIIYKKSIEEATKRVQTTEGICIDALMQETAPETLLFEILYPLGFNAAQIRDIYRALEGQPGKTFSSEHWRVVKDRKYLLIEAYQQVEQPLLAMEKYSLTPDFIIPRDKEVACFDADKLLHPLSLRLWQQGDVFTPFGMKGRKKVSDYMTDRKFSLLRKEQQWVLCCGKDIIWLVGERTDNRFRIDSSTQRVLIIHIIKKKQ; from the coding sequence ATGGAACAGGAAAGAGTAGCACAATACATCAATCAGAAACGGCTTTTTATGCCAACGGACAAAGTAATCATAGCCTTGAGTGGCGGAGCCGACTCCGTTGCGCTGTTATGTTTGTTGCAAACGTTGGGGTACAACTGCGAAGCCGCACACTGCAATTTCCACCTCCGCGGCAAAGAGTCTGACAGAGACGAGGCATTTGTCTGTCAACTATGTGCAAAGCGGCAAGTTCCATTACATATCGTCCATTTTAATACTGTACGTACAGCCGAAGAACGACATATCTCCATTGAAATGGCAGCGCGGGAACTACGTTACGAATGGTTTGAAGAAATACGCCGAAAAAGCGGTGCCAATGTCATTGCCGTAGCTCATCACCGGGATGACAGCGTAGAAACTCTTCTGCTAAACTTAATCCGCGGCACAGGAATTAACGGCTTAAGGGGAATACGCCCCAAGAACGGGCACATCGTACGCCCTCTCCTTTGTCTGGACCGCAAAGAAATTATTAATTACCTGAACCGCACAGGACAGGACTATGTAACAGACAGCACCAATCTGCAAGATGAATATACCCGTAATAAAATACGGCTTAACCTGCTCCCCATGATGCAGGAAATCAATCCTTCCGTCAAAGAAAGTATTTTCAATACAGCCGAACATCTAAGCGAAGTATCCATCATATATAAGAAAAGCATAGAAGAAGCAACAAAGCGGGTGCAAACAACAGAGGGAATATGCATTGACGCTCTGATGCAAGAAACTGCTCCCGAAACATTATTGTTTGAAATATTATATCCGCTCGGTTTCAATGCTGCTCAAATCAGAGATATATACCGGGCGTTGGAAGGACAACCGGGAAAAACCTTTTCTTCGGAACACTGGCGCGTTGTGAAAGATCGTAAGTACCTTTTAATTGAAGCGTATCAACAGGTTGAACAACCCTTGCTGGCAATGGAAAAATACTCTCTCACCCCGGACTTCATCATTCCCCGCGATAAAGAAGTCGCCTGTTTTGATGCTGACAAGCTTCTGCATCCCCTTTCCCTACGGCTTTGGCAGCAAGGCGATGTCTTTACCCCATTCGGCATGAAAGGCAGAAAAAAAGTAAGTGACTACATGACCGACCGGAAGTTTTCCCTCCTGCGCAAAGAACAACAATGGGTGTTGTGTTGCGGCAAAGACATTATCTGGTTAGTAGGCGAAAGGACAGACAACCGCTTCCGCATTGATTCCTCCACACAACGCGTGCTCATAATCCACATTATTAAGAAAAAACAGTAA